The following coding sequences lie in one Paracidovorax avenae genomic window:
- a CDS encoding LysR family transcriptional regulator translates to MYLPHLAYLRAVIEHGSFAAAARACGVSQPAISHGMRVLQARFDTPLLVRDGRRRVPTELALRVATESRPLAEGIDALVPGGAGPATGRPRVLRAGLTPSAALVCGPLLYAGWCEGHPRRSLEMVCADEGRLLANLVDGTVDCAIAPRPRGFAHHGVVQRRLYALRPQAYARRGHPLAGARSLEALRSAAWARVEPSVSGPVDVLAEAHRVRRMPPPRVAAHCPDFASMLRLVAQCDLLAVVPHPALLGAEAHALVPLALQESFPLYDMWLFEPARRPSKLAPGLVRQLVALGDTQQATAGPAGQGRSAMEAG, encoded by the coding sequence ATGTATCTCCCCCATCTGGCCTACCTTCGCGCGGTCATCGAGCACGGCTCTTTCGCCGCCGCAGCGCGCGCCTGCGGCGTCTCCCAGCCGGCCATCAGCCACGGCATGCGCGTGCTGCAGGCCCGGTTCGACACGCCGCTGCTGGTGCGGGACGGCCGCCGCCGCGTGCCCACGGAGCTGGCGCTGCGGGTGGCCACGGAATCGCGGCCCCTGGCCGAGGGCATCGATGCCCTGGTTCCCGGCGGGGCAGGGCCGGCCACCGGCAGGCCGCGGGTACTGCGTGCCGGCCTGACGCCCTCGGCCGCGCTGGTGTGCGGCCCGCTGCTGTATGCAGGCTGGTGCGAAGGCCACCCCCGCCGCTCGCTGGAAATGGTCTGCGCCGATGAAGGCCGCCTGCTGGCGAATCTGGTGGACGGCACGGTCGATTGCGCCATCGCGCCACGCCCTCGCGGATTCGCGCACCACGGCGTGGTGCAGCGGCGGCTGTACGCGCTGCGCCCGCAGGCCTACGCGCGGCGCGGCCATCCGCTGGCCGGCGCCCGGTCGCTGGAGGCACTGCGGAGTGCAGCCTGGGCGCGCGTGGAGCCCAGCGTGAGCGGGCCCGTGGACGTGCTGGCGGAAGCCCACCGCGTGCGCCGCATGCCACCGCCGCGCGTGGCCGCGCACTGCCCGGACTTCGCGAGCATGCTCCGGCTGGTGGCGCAGTGCGACCTGCTGGCCGTGGTGCCGCATCCCGCGCTGCTGGGGGCGGAAGCGCACGCGCTGGTGCCGCTGGCACTGCAGGAATCTTTCCCGCTCTACGACATGTGGCTGTTCGAGCCGGCACGCCGGCCATCGAAGCTGGCGCCCGGCCTGGTGCGGCAATTGGTGGCGCTCGGCGATACGCAACAGGCCACCGCCGGGCCGGCGGGGCAGGGCCGTTCCGCAATGGAAGCCGGCTGA